A segment of the Mercurialis annua linkage group LG4, ddMerAnnu1.2, whole genome shotgun sequence genome:
GGTCCATGTGAGACCTCCAAATGCATAGTCTTTAGCAGCACCGTCCCACTTAGCCTTGAAGCTAACCTTAAAACTCTTCTCTTCTCCGACATTCTCAAACACCAAAGCACTTGGTTCAACCGAAACCCAGATTCCATATGGCGCTTTAATAATAACTTGATACTTCCCTGGTGAACCCACATTCTTCAACTTCCTTGTGGTAGTAACGGTACCTGACAGCTTAGGAATGGTTATAGAAGGGTAGTTGAAATCAAGAAAACTAGCTGATTTTGGGCATTTGTAAGAATCATTGTTCAAGGCTTTGATGGAGGTTTCGTTGTAGCCCTGGGCACAGAGGAAGTCCAAGTAATCAGACTCCGTCAAGTCGTAGACCAACCCTGGATCCATGGCACGGTTTGGTCTGATATGTCCTGAACCATGACCCAACGGTGTTGATTTTTCTAAAGTGTATCCGATAAGCATTGGATGCATTGTGTTATCTCTTGTTCTCGCTGCCAAAGATCATACATTTATCAAAAACTTAGAAACATTTCATTTCAGCATTAGAATTAGTTGTAGTAAGCAATGTTGGTTAATTACCGGAAGTAGAGATTGCGGATCTGATTGCTGCAGGACTCCAGTCAGGGTGAAGCTTTCGAAGAAGACCAACAACTCCAGCAACATGAGGGCAAGCCATGGATGTTCCAGACATAATGGTGTAAGGAACCCTACGCTTGTCGTAATCTATACGACTCGGGCTAATTGCTCCGGTGTAGCCAGCTAGGATATACTCTCCAGGGGCAGTTATATCAGGCTGAAACATAAACATTCATTTTCTAATgttaatatatatgtaattcATAATTCAATCAACCAAGTATCCATTTGCAATGAGACCTTGAGGATCTCGGGGGTGATGGTATTAGGACCAATAGAGGAAAATCCAGCCACGTATGGAGCAGGCTCCACGCCAAATACTTGATTCGGAGCAGAAATAGATCCAGTGGGATTGCTACAAAAAAATGTACAAAATAAGCTTGAGATATGTATATATGATAAGATAAAAAAAGTTGTCTATATATTGTTGGTCCAAAGAGCAGAATGTATATGGAGAGTACATTCATAAGACTCATACAAGAATGGGAACCACATAACCGTGGGCCGAACACGGTATTCAATCCAAAATTCTAAGGCAATGAATTAGTCGGTCCATTTCCACTTATATGTTccacaatatatatttatatatacctGGAATTGTTAATGTAGGAGAGGAGAGCAAGGCCATCAGTATAGTTGATATGTGTAGCTGGAAGAACATGAGGATCAACATAAGTAGCATTCCCAGCTATTATATCATTGTAAAGGATCATCCCAACTGCACCAGCCTCAGCAGCATATACACTCTTATATAGTCTAACATAGTCCACTATCTTGCAAGCCACGATCTTGCCCTTCGCTTTCATCGGATCTAATGAACCCTGTTTGCATTGCTCACTGCATTATTAAAAACCATGTCAAACTCCAATAATACCATACACCTAATTGAATATGTTTACATTTAGTTGTTCTTACGCGTCGACAGAAGATGCATTTGCAGCCTTAGCCATCGATCCAGAGATGAGTGGTAAAAGTTTGTTCTTAGGCGTACCCTCAGAAACACTTGCACCCTGATATGCAATTTGAAATATTATCATCCGAATGCAAATTAGTATATACAAAATAGCATTTGTGACTGATGAAATATTACCAGAAGGCGTCGTCCATCTCCGAGATAAACAAATGATTCGAAATTTCGATCCAAGGTACTTGCTCCGACAGTTATAATCCAAGGGGCAAGATTGGAAACGGATCCAGGAAATGGTCCATCATTTCCTGCAGAGCAAACAACAACAATACCCTTCTTGACAGCATGAAACGAACCAATTGCAATACTATCCGATAAATAATCGGAAGGAAGACCCCCAACAGACATGGAGATCACATCGACCCCATCGTGAATAGCATGGTCGAAAGCTTCCACCATATCACTATCATAGCACCCTCCTACCCAGCACACCTTGTAAGAAGCTACTCTAGATTTAGGAGAACCGCCTTTTAAAGTTAAATTCACCAATCCAAACACAGTGGCTCCATGAACAAAATCACCACCGGCTGTTGATAGCGTGTGAGTTCCATGTCCTTCATAGTCACGGGGATTGTTTATAGAAGAATTCAGCGCACCAGCACCAAAAGCCGCCATGTAACCTTTGCTGAAGTGTTTTCCTCCAATAAGTTTCCTACAAAAGTACATCAATTAACATAgatttacatatatataaaaacttatcaacaaaaaaaattaagtagttCCAACTTGTTGCAAGATACTCCTTTCTCGCATAAGCCTTTCCATCTTGCTGGCACAGGTCCATAACCTTCCTCGCTGAAGCTTTTCAGTTCCGGCCATACACCTAATTCAATTATACACATGTGAATTTCACTAccaaatctaattttaaaaatgttgagGTCTAAAACAGTCTATTAAAGGAATACCTGTGTCGAGGTTAGCAATAATGACATCTTTACCGAAATCGGCTTTCTCCCATAAGGAATCGGCCTTGACGATATCATTCTTTTCCTGCATCATAAACTCCCATGAATGTGATGTGTGCAATTTTTTCGCCTGGCTGACGAAAACTGACACAACTTTTGGATTCTCTGCAACATAAACAAGTGTAAGtaatatatatcaaattgtAAAAAGCTCTATGAATTAATTAGATTAGTGtagaatatatattaacttgCAATTTCAGCTGCCTCTTCCTCATCAAGCAATGCAGAAAATCCATTGATATTCCTTTGATACGAGTTAATGAGTGAATCTCTGGCTTTTTCATCACTGAttcaaaacaaataattaaatcatataatcaaacacatatacatatttataacaaaatttaatGAACCTAATTATCCATAATTTAGTGTTTTTGCCAATATaccatgatttttaaattttgtaagcTCTCGGTccatatcttttttattttcactaGATATGTTATTCGTCTGCATTTACAATATTTATCCTACTGGCGCATACAACCTTAAGGAACATATAGGTCCAAATGAGCCTGGCAAGATCAtggtatatttgacaaaaatgtTGAAGTTGTGGATAGTAATGTGCATTTTGTCTATAAATTAAGGTTTCGGATTATACCTTCCCAAAAAGGAGGCAAGAAACTCATAATGAGAATCGGTAGCAGCATGAAAATCAGCCTCAGAAGCTTCAGGGCCATGATTATGGGATCCCAAGTAAACTACGTACGGCTGTTTAATAGCAGAAGCTGACAATGCATGAAACAAACACCATAAGCTGCAAAACAGAAGTACTGACGAAACCTTTGAAAGCAACATTGTGATTGTTGCAGAGAGAAATAATTATCACGAgagtgtttatatgatttgaagTGATCCGAGTTAATTTATTTATGGAGAAGTTTTTGAAGTCAACGTGAAATAACACAAATGTACGAGTAATAGAATACTGCAAGGGTAAGAGTTCTAAACAACGTAAAGATTGTTTCGTGGTGCGTGAGTATAAAGAAACTCCAAAGTAGCAGAGATCGTGTTTCTATATGATACCTACTGATATATAGCGTATTAGTAGACTTATCTTAGCCTGAAAATCAGATCAGATCATGTCGTagtattattaatttcaaatctTAGCTAGTCCGACAATTTTTTTCAATCTTATTTCATCTAGGTAAGAATTTCCTATGGAAATAGTCTCATGTAGCGATTTTTTCAATCTTATTTCATCTTTTTGAGTTCGTTTACGATAGTGATTCATTGAATATAGAATTCCAAGGCACAtcaatttctttcttttctccGACAGTTTCATTCCGAGTCCTGTTTTCTTTATACGTGAAAAAACGCTGGTTTcaattttagggtttttgaCATATTTGTGTCTGAAAGACACAAATATTCCGAATTTGTGCCTCCCACCCCCAGCCCGCTATCTGAGATAGCGGGCTGCTCATTTttagcaccagcccgccatatgagatggcgggctggtagCTAATTAGGGTGATTAGCTTAATCACCCtaattagcaccagcccgccatctcatatggcgggctggttcctgatccccaatcattggggatcaactcaatgattggggagagagtaattaactctctccccaatcatttaAAGCAAATAATGATTgggcatttttttttaaaaaaaaatcttatttaaccaatgaattttaatttacgTTAACTATTTTTGGGTTATTTTCGGACAATTCCGAGCTTTATTATTAGGAAAAAGGGTCATATATGATCCTAACGTTTGAGCTAGATCACCTATACCATTATGGTTATTCGGATAGGTACAAACATgccattaatattttaaaacggACCCGTTTAGGCCCTTACACTTATTATCGTTTGGTGCATATATGACCCTTGAAAAAACGTTAGTGACCTAAAAAAAAcccttttaaaaatgttaatgaCAATGTTTGCACCTTTCCATACCATAAGGGTATAGGTGATCCTCGGCCCACACGTTTATGACAATTTTCccttattaatattaataaattgattatatccatttatttttaattgataattataatatccaataaaatattctcaaatcCAAATTAGCCTGTATCTTGACTTTGTCTTGCACTGAAGGTTCATTCTTTATTAATGCAAATAGTGGTCTGGATTGGATTTCTAAATCCATtagtttaactttatttttttatgctttGCAGATTTGATGTGGATCCCCTTTCCACTCAGTATCGCATGCATATCCTCATcaggaaaaataataaaaataagagttAAAAGATAATTTGCTCCAAATCACATTAAAAGGTTTGATAAAGATATGCATATTGGCAAGTTGGCAACCCAAGTTGAATAGAATTGCCTCAAAAAGAATTCTCTTGTAAGGTATCACTCGTCCAATTGTGAGCACTTTCTACACCATATACCAAAAAGTTTACATATCTAATCTCTGTCGAAATTGTAGTTCTATATCATATTCCTATCGAGATTATCAGCACACTTTACCATAATCCGATAAACTTCCACCAAACTCCTCCAACTCCAAGCCAGATTAAAAGGTTGACAATAGATATGAGGAACCCGTAACCCCACCACTGGGCGAGAGGTACGTAGTTGGCACCGTAAAATACGGGTGCAGATCCAATGCCGTAGTGTGTTAGACCACTCATGAGGTTTGAAAGAAATGCCAGTACCATGGCACCAAAATATGGAGGAGTACCTAGAGCACTGGCGACAGACAAAAATGCTGTAAACATAGCACCTATGTGATAACTATTGCGTGAACTAaagtaaataataatcattttatatataataattattttattatgcaCCTATTATATATACCAAACATAACCGATATGTTTAAgcgtaaatttttttaatttgctttatttaacctaatttatcatattttctatttttcaaaaGTTGAGCTTCTATTATATTCTGCTGTTTTTGCTATTGCATCCTTGTGGTTGTGCTTATATGTCAAATACACCGctttaaaaagtatttatcatttttacatcatttcttttacaatttctCACTTTATACTAATAAcaaacatttttataaaaatacctttaaatattaaaagtttgaaaGGTTAACTAcaatattctttaaattttttttataaaataacgcTCGGAAGTGTTCGAAAATAACCCGAAAATAGTTAAcgtaaattaaaattcattggttaaatcagatttttttaaaaaaaaaaaaaaaaaactgattggGCAGTTATTGCCCAATCATTATTTGCTTtaaatgattggggagagagttaattactctctccccaatcattgagctgatccccaatgattggggatcaggaaccagcccgccatatgagatggcgggctggtgctaattaGGGTGATTAAGCTAATCACCCTAATTAGctaccagcccgccatctcatatggcgggctggtgctaaAAACGAGCAGCCCGCTATCTCAGATAGCGGGCTGGGGGTGGGAGGCACAAATCCGGACAAAAACCCTCAATTTTAAGAGTTCCATTACAGAATGTTTAAAATACATGTTTCAGGAGAAACAACAGATCAACGTGCAATTCAAAAGGTCCGTTCATGGTAACCATCTGGAAATATAAACGGGATTGAGTTGTGTGTAATGGATCCATAATCaccatataataatatataaatatttctgatcCTTATAAAGCCAGAATTTATGTTATGAATATGTTGCTCCTCATATAATCATATTCTTAGGAAAATTAATAAATACCAGCAAGATTATATATATTGCTGCTGCAACAAAAGGATTCACTTTAAGTTCCTTAAATTCCTTGTGTACCAAGGAATCAATTATGAAACTAATTGATTGAATGGTGAAGCTGGACTGAATCCTGAGGCTGTCATATGCAACTTAGCAGATGAGCAATTCTGGCAGGGTCCAATATTATTGTTTCTTGGAGGGTCAAATCAACTTTGTAATTGTGTTAAACGGAGCCAACATGATGAAGCAATTGCAGGAAAATTTGAGTGAgccttaaattttaatttagaaagTGGTTCCCAGTGAAAGATTAGCGACATTTAAATTAAACAGAGGCGCATTTATTAGTACCATAATCAGaatttggcatgttatatccTCTTTTCATCCCATATTCTGCAAGTAGAAATCCCACCTACTTTCTTTTTACTAAAATGTAATGTGAAATGTGAAACAGTTTTGGTAAATTGAAAAGGAGAAGTGATTAAAAAACCGGACTAGCTGGTTGAGCCGAAAATTAGTCATTCCAATCTGGAAGAACTGAACTGAACCAGTGATTGAACCGGCGGTTAACGGTGTAACTGGCGGTTcttataaaatgaataaaaaacctGAACCGAACCGGCATGTTGTCTAGTCCAAATGAGcctaaaaaccaaaaatatggTCCGATCAGGTTGATCAGGATTGAACCGAATGACTCAGACTGGACTACCCATTGAAGCGGTCATTGAACCAGTTGAAACAAACCATGTCTAAAATCttattttttacaatataaTTTACTCATCCAGTTGAACCGGCGGTTAAACCGATTAAACCGGGAATTGGTGGCCTCACCGACTTGGCGACCAGTTCAGTCTTTTAAACACTGATCATGCACCATATccaaaaactaatattttttataagtttattCAGCCAGTTAAGCTGAACTGTGAACCGGTGGCCTCCCGGTTTGGCCGATTCGGTTTTTTAAACACTGCTCTCAAGGACAACATGGCTGACCAAATCTACATTATCTGTATTTCATCATCAGTTTGA
Coding sequences within it:
- the LOC126677577 gene encoding subtilisin-like protease SBT5.4 codes for the protein MLLSKVSSVLLFCSLWCLFHALSASAIKQPYVVYLGSHNHGPEASEADFHAATDSHYEFLASFLGSDEKARDSLINSYQRNINGFSALLDEEEAAEIAKNPKVVSVFVSQAKKLHTSHSWEFMMQEKNDIVKADSLWEKADFGKDVIIANLDTGVWPELKSFSEEGYGPVPARWKGLCEKGVSCNKKLIGGKHFSKGYMAAFGAGALNSSINNPRDYEGHGTHTLSTAGGDFVHGATVFGLVNLTLKGGSPKSRVASYKVCWVGGCYDSDMVEAFDHAIHDGVDVISMSVGGLPSDYLSDSIAIGSFHAVKKGIVVVCSAGNDGPFPGSVSNLAPWIITVGASTLDRNFESFVYLGDGRRLLGASVSEGTPKNKLLPLISGSMAKAANASSVDAEQCKQGSLDPMKAKGKIVACKIVDYVRLYKSVYAAEAGAVGMILYNDIIAGNATYVDPHVLPATHINYTDGLALLSYINNSSNPTGSISAPNQVFGVEPAPYVAGFSSIGPNTITPEILKPDITAPGEYILAGYTGAISPSRIDYDKRRVPYTIMSGTSMACPHVAGVVGLLRKLHPDWSPAAIRSAISTSARTRDNTMHPMLIGYTLEKSTPLGHGSGHIRPNRAMDPGLVYDLTESDYLDFLCAQGYNETSIKALNNDSYKCPKSASFLDFNYPSITIPKLSGTVTTTRKLKNVGSPGKYQVIIKAPYGIWVSVEPSALVFENVGEEKSFKVSFKAKWDGAAKDYAFGGLTWTDGSHYVRSPIVVRAA